Proteins found in one Macaca nemestrina isolate mMacNem1 chromosome 4, mMacNem.hap1, whole genome shotgun sequence genomic segment:
- the LOC139362528 gene encoding cadherin-related family member 4-like, whose protein sequence is MHFKHTLFVKVSDEGSPVLSTIITVIVSVSRINELNPIGTASAFAFSVFENSPVDTLVGKVTFTDADWPFNNMKYTIVGGNLGTPPKFYIEPDTGVIKLLDSLDREIESQYKIAVKVTDLDNDAIPDPLRQRSGTAQVTINVLTKL, encoded by the exons ATGCATTTCAAACATACATTGTTTGTGAAAGTGTCTGATGAAGGAAGTCCTGTACTATCAA CAATTATTACAGTGATTGTAAGCGTGAGTCGCATAAATGAACTGAATCCAATTGGAACTGCATCAGCATTTGCCTTCAGTGTATTTGAAAATAGTCCAGTTGATACGCTAGTTGGAAAAGTTACATTTACTGATGCAGACTGGCCAtttaataatatgaaatatacCATTGTTGGAGGCAATTTGGGAACACCTCCCAAATTTTACATTGAACCAGATACAG GAGTGATAAAGCTATTAGATTCACTAGACAGAGAAATTGAATCACAGTACAAGATAGCTGTGAAAGTAACAGACTTGGACAACGATGCCATCCCTGATCCCCTCAGACAGAGAAGTGGTACTGCTCAGGTGACCATCAATGTTCTG